Proteins co-encoded in one Flavobacterium sp. M31R6 genomic window:
- a CDS encoding ribonuclease E/G — MNKELIIRSSSDFVDFALLKDGKLIELHKEEEKSNFQVGDIFIAKIRKPVAGLNAAFVNVGFEKDAFLHYHDLGPNLASQLKFIKLVSAGKIKDFSLKNFQFEKEIDKNGTITDVISANQSVLVQVVKEPISTKGPRISAELSLAGRFIVLVPFSDRVSISQKIEDKKEKERLKRLVQSVKPKGFGVIVRTVAEGKSTVELEKDLQNLLSRWTAMCKKLPTAHHPSKVLGELNRASSILRDVFNDTFSSIQIDDEELYNQTKDYLQEIAPSKQSIVKFYQSKDTPIFEKYNIERQIKTSFGKTVSMSKGAYLIIEHTEALHVIDVNSGNRSNKATNQEDTAMEVNMIAAAEIARQLRLRDMGGIIVVDFIDMSNPENRKVLFDFLREEMSDDKAKHKILPPSKFGLVQITRQRVRPEVNIKTREEDPNNENGEIEAPILIIDKIASDLERVLKTHNKVVLNVHPFVAAYLSKGFPSLRSRWFFEHKKWVKIIPRDAYTYLEYHFYDKKGDVIKE, encoded by the coding sequence CTGGACTTAATGCTGCTTTTGTAAACGTAGGCTTCGAAAAAGATGCCTTTTTACATTATCATGATTTAGGACCTAACTTAGCTTCCCAACTGAAATTCATAAAACTTGTAAGCGCAGGTAAAATAAAAGATTTCTCCCTAAAAAACTTTCAGTTTGAAAAAGAAATAGACAAGAATGGTACGATTACAGATGTAATTAGTGCCAATCAATCTGTTTTGGTACAAGTTGTCAAAGAACCAATATCGACCAAAGGGCCAAGGATAAGTGCAGAGCTTTCCCTAGCCGGAAGATTTATTGTTTTGGTTCCGTTTTCTGACCGAGTTTCTATTTCACAAAAAATAGAAGACAAAAAAGAAAAGGAACGTTTGAAACGTCTTGTACAATCAGTCAAACCAAAAGGATTTGGCGTTATTGTTCGTACAGTAGCCGAAGGCAAAAGCACAGTAGAATTAGAAAAAGATTTGCAGAACCTGCTAAGCAGATGGACTGCAATGTGTAAAAAATTACCAACTGCTCATCATCCTTCCAAAGTATTAGGAGAGCTCAACAGAGCTTCTTCAATATTAAGAGATGTATTTAATGATACTTTCAGTAGTATTCAGATAGATGATGAAGAGTTGTACAACCAAACAAAGGATTACTTGCAAGAAATTGCACCATCCAAACAATCAATTGTCAAGTTCTATCAGTCCAAAGACACACCAATTTTTGAGAAATACAATATAGAGAGACAAATCAAAACTTCATTTGGGAAAACAGTTTCCATGAGTAAAGGGGCTTATCTTATTATAGAACACACAGAAGCTTTACACGTCATTGACGTAAATAGCGGAAACCGTTCCAATAAAGCTACCAACCAAGAGGATACAGCCATGGAAGTCAATATGATTGCAGCCGCCGAAATAGCGAGACAATTGCGTCTTCGTGATATGGGCGGAATCATAGTAGTTGATTTTATCGATATGTCTAATCCTGAAAATCGTAAAGTCTTGTTCGACTTCTTGAGAGAAGAAATGAGCGACGATAAAGCGAAACACAAAATCTTACCACCGAGTAAATTTGGGTTGGTCCAAATTACCAGACAACGCGTAAGACCAGAAGTTAACATAAAAACTAGAGAAGAAGATCCAAACAATGAAAATGGCGAAATTGAAGCGCCAATATTAATCATTGACAAAATCGCTTCCGATCTGGAAAGAGTTTTAAAAACCCACAATAAAGTAGTGCTTAATGTACATCCGTTTGTGGCTGCATACCTCAGTAAAGGTTTTCCATCATTGCGTTCAAGATGGTTTTTTGAACACAAAAAATGGGTGAAAATCATACCACGTGACGCTTACACGTATTTGGAATATCATTTCTACGATAAAAAGGGAGATGTTATTAAGGAATAA
- a CDS encoding pitrilysin family protein, whose protein sequence is MQATERTQPKPGKSPIINIKKPQSFVLDNGMKILVVENHKLPKVSFNLTLDNAPFAEGNKKGVDELTSNLIGNGSKITTKTAFNEEIDFWGVDINFSSHGATANSLSKYSGRILELMAEGVLHPNFTQEDFEKEKAKLIEGMKAEEKSVPAIASRVVDALAFGKNHPSGEFMTEETLNNITLADVETNYKTYFVPENAYLVIVGDVKYDNVKIVVEKLFGSWEKKNTPKTPYDIPANVSNLQINLVDVPNAVQSEITLVNTVSLKMGDSDFFPAVIANQILGGDFNSYLNMNLREEHAWTYGARSGIAAGKYTSKFFAKSAVRNAVTDSAVMEFIKEIKRIRTEKVTEEVLATVKAGYIGRFVMQVEKPQAVARYALNIETEKLPADFYEKYIQTINAVTADDVLRVANKYFLIDNMRIVIAGKGSEITPGLEKLKIPMFYFDKYGNPIEKPILNKEIPTGISVKNVLENYIKAIGGQEAVSSVKSITMIGSATIPQAPTPLTYTSKTDTKGNSLVEISMEGMSMMKQVITPKGAYTIEQGQRKDFEGEELAEMQASATPFEELLLLKMNELTIDRIETINGNDTYVVKNGKNNYFYDTKNGLKLAESKIIDQDEETIIVTTNFNDYREVKSVKIPFNIIQNIGIELDIKMSEITINESVKDTDFQ, encoded by the coding sequence ATGCAAGCAACAGAACGCACGCAACCCAAACCCGGAAAATCACCTATAATCAATATCAAAAAACCACAAAGCTTTGTTTTGGACAATGGTATGAAGATATTGGTAGTAGAAAATCATAAATTACCTAAAGTATCCTTCAATCTAACGTTAGACAACGCTCCTTTTGCAGAAGGCAACAAAAAAGGAGTCGATGAATTGACCAGTAACTTAATTGGAAATGGTAGTAAGATAACAACAAAGACTGCTTTCAATGAAGAAATCGACTTTTGGGGAGTAGATATCAATTTTAGTTCCCACGGGGCTACAGCAAATTCACTTTCCAAATACAGTGGAAGAATTTTGGAACTAATGGCAGAAGGTGTCTTACATCCAAATTTCACACAAGAAGATTTTGAAAAAGAAAAGGCCAAATTAATCGAAGGGATGAAAGCCGAAGAAAAAAGCGTTCCTGCAATTGCCAGTCGCGTTGTCGATGCTTTAGCTTTTGGAAAGAACCATCCTTCAGGTGAATTTATGACTGAAGAAACACTAAACAACATAACTCTTGCCGACGTAGAAACAAATTACAAAACTTACTTCGTTCCCGAAAACGCATACTTAGTAATTGTTGGCGATGTTAAATACGATAATGTAAAAATAGTCGTAGAAAAATTATTTGGTTCTTGGGAGAAAAAAAACACGCCAAAAACACCATATGACATCCCTGCTAATGTATCAAATTTACAAATCAATTTAGTTGATGTACCAAATGCAGTTCAGTCTGAAATCACATTGGTAAATACCGTAAGTTTAAAAATGGGAGATTCTGATTTTTTTCCTGCCGTAATTGCCAATCAAATTCTGGGAGGAGATTTCAACAGTTATTTAAACATGAATTTACGTGAAGAACACGCTTGGACTTATGGCGCAAGATCCGGCATAGCAGCTGGAAAATACACATCCAAATTCTTTGCTAAATCTGCCGTAAGGAATGCCGTTACCGACAGTGCCGTTATGGAATTTATCAAAGAAATAAAACGAATCCGTACCGAGAAAGTTACCGAAGAAGTACTTGCAACCGTAAAAGCAGGTTACATTGGAAGATTTGTGATGCAGGTTGAAAAACCACAAGCCGTTGCTCGTTATGCATTAAACATAGAAACCGAAAAACTTCCAGCTGATTTTTACGAGAAATACATACAAACAATCAACGCCGTGACAGCTGATGATGTACTGCGTGTAGCCAACAAATATTTCTTAATAGACAATATGCGAATTGTAATTGCAGGCAAAGGATCTGAAATTACTCCAGGATTGGAAAAACTAAAAATTCCGATGTTCTATTTTGACAAATATGGAAACCCTATAGAAAAACCGATTTTGAACAAAGAAATCCCAACAGGAATCTCTGTCAAAAATGTACTTGAGAATTACATCAAAGCAATTGGAGGACAGGAAGCAGTTTCGTCGGTAAAATCTATTACTATGATAGGATCAGCCACAATTCCACAGGCCCCAACACCTTTAACCTATACCTCAAAAACAGACACTAAAGGAAATTCTTTGGTAGAAATTTCAATGGAAGGAATGAGTATGATGAAACAGGTAATTACCCCAAAAGGAGCCTACACCATTGAACAAGGACAACGCAAAGATTTTGAAGGAGAAGAGTTAGCCGAAATGCAAGCATCAGCAACTCCATTTGAAGAACTTCTTTTATTAAAGATGAACGAACTAACTATCGACAGAATTGAAACCATCAATGGAAACGATACCTATGTTGTCAAAAACGGGAAAAACAACTATTTCTACGATACCAAAAACGGACTTAAACTAGCCGAATCTAAAATCATAGATCAAGACGAAGAAACAATTATTGTGACTACCAATTTCAACGATTATCGAGAAGTAAAAAGTGTGAAAATCCCTTTTAATATCATACAAAACATAGGCATTGAACTGGATATAAAAATGTCTGAAATCACAATCAACGAAAGTGTAAAAGATACTGATTTTCAATAA
- a CDS encoding M16 family metallopeptidase yields the protein MMSSAVLTLGGVASAQKVVFEEYDLDNGLHVILHHDDSAPVVITSVMYHVGAKDENPDRTGFAHFFEHLLFEGTKNIKRGEWFKIVTSNGGTNNANTTDDRTYYYEIFPSNNLELGLWMESERLLHPIINKIGVDTQNEVVKEEKRTSYDNRPYGNILAAVKENMFKNHPYRWTTIGSMEHIDAATLEEFQAFNKKFYLPNNAVLVVAGDFDKKQAKEWIQKYFGPIPKGEVVPKKTFIEEPITETITATYEDPNIQIPMLVASYRTPSMKSRDARVLDLISSYLSDGKSSKLYKKVVDDKKMALQVGAVGFSQEDYGMYIIYGLPMANFTTKDMLKEIDEEIVKIQTDLISEKDYEKLRNKFDNTFVNTNATIEGIANNLASYYLLYKDINLINTEIELYHSITREEIREVANKYLNPNQRLLLDYIPAKPLN from the coding sequence ATGATGTCAAGTGCCGTATTAACATTAGGAGGAGTTGCTTCAGCTCAAAAAGTAGTTTTCGAGGAATACGATTTAGACAACGGTTTGCATGTTATTTTACACCATGATGATTCTGCCCCTGTTGTTATTACTTCTGTCATGTATCACGTGGGTGCCAAAGACGAAAATCCAGACCGAACCGGTTTTGCACATTTCTTCGAACATTTATTATTTGAAGGAACCAAAAACATCAAGAGAGGTGAATGGTTTAAAATTGTAACTTCAAATGGAGGAACAAATAACGCCAACACCACCGACGACAGAACCTATTATTACGAAATATTTCCATCAAATAATTTAGAATTGGGACTTTGGATGGAATCCGAAAGATTATTACACCCGATAATCAACAAAATTGGGGTTGACACCCAAAACGAAGTCGTAAAAGAAGAAAAAAGAACCAGCTACGACAACAGACCTTATGGAAACATCCTTGCGGCGGTAAAAGAAAATATGTTCAAAAATCATCCTTACCGATGGACAACTATCGGCTCAATGGAACACATAGATGCTGCAACTCTAGAAGAATTTCAAGCATTCAACAAAAAATTCTATTTGCCTAATAATGCTGTTTTGGTTGTCGCCGGAGATTTCGATAAAAAACAAGCCAAAGAATGGATTCAAAAATACTTTGGTCCAATTCCGAAGGGAGAAGTTGTTCCTAAAAAGACCTTCATCGAAGAACCAATAACTGAAACGATCACAGCTACCTACGAAGACCCCAACATTCAAATCCCAATGTTGGTAGCAAGTTACCGAACTCCATCCATGAAAAGTAGAGACGCCAGAGTATTGGACTTAATCTCTTCGTATTTGAGCGATGGCAAAAGTTCAAAATTGTACAAAAAAGTAGTAGACGATAAAAAAATGGCACTACAAGTTGGAGCTGTTGGCTTTAGCCAAGAAGATTACGGCATGTACATAATATATGGATTACCAATGGCCAACTTCACCACCAAAGACATGCTTAAAGAAATTGACGAAGAAATTGTAAAAATCCAAACCGATTTGATTTCTGAAAAAGATTATGAAAAATTGCGAAACAAATTCGATAACACTTTCGTGAACACAAATGCAACTATAGAAGGGATTGCGAACAATCTGGCATCTTATTACCTATTATACAAAGACATCAACCTAATCAACACCGAAATTGAACTGTACCACTCGATTACACGGGAAGAAATAAGAGAGGTCGCCAACAAATACCTAAATCCAAACCAACGTTTACTTTTAGATTATATACCGGCAAAACCCCTTAATTAA
- the rplU gene encoding 50S ribosomal protein L21 gives MYAIVEIAGQQFKVSKDLKVYVHRLANEEGSKVSFDKVYLLDDNGSITIGAPAIEGASVEAKVLQHLKGDKVIVFKKKRRKGYKKRNGHRQYLSQIVIEGITVGGAPKKAASKKVAVEATTEEVAEVAPKVKKAPKAKKEDTQE, from the coding sequence ATGTATGCAATCGTAGAGATAGCAGGGCAACAGTTTAAAGTAAGCAAAGACCTAAAGGTTTACGTTCACCGTTTGGCAAATGAAGAAGGATCAAAAGTTTCTTTTGATAAAGTTTATTTGTTAGACGATAACGGTTCAATCACAATAGGCGCCCCAGCTATAGAAGGTGCTTCAGTAGAAGCTAAAGTGTTACAACACTTAAAAGGAGATAAAGTTATCGTTTTCAAAAAGAAAAGAAGAAAAGGATACAAAAAAAGAAATGGTCACAGACAATATCTTTCTCAAATTGTAATTGAAGGTATTACTGTTGGAGGAGCTCCTAAAAAAGCAGCTTCTAAAAAGGTAGCAGTTGAAGCAACTACAGAAGAAGTAGCAGAAGTTGCTCCTAAAGTAAAAAAAGCTCCAAAAGCTAAAAAAGAAGATACACAAGAATAA
- the rpmA gene encoding 50S ribosomal protein L27: MAHKKGVGSSKNGRESESKRLGVKIFGGQAAIAGNIIVRQRGSKHNPGENVYISKDHTLHARVDGVVHFQKKRDNKSYVSILPFEA, from the coding sequence ATGGCTCACAAGAAAGGTGTCGGTAGTTCCAAGAATGGTAGAGAATCAGAATCAAAACGTTTAGGCGTTAAGATTTTTGGTGGACAAGCTGCTATCGCAGGGAACATCATCGTAAGACAAAGAGGTTCAAAACACAATCCAGGTGAAAACGTTTACATCAGTAAAGATCACACCCTACACGCAAGAGTAGATGGAGTTGTTCACTTCCAAAAGAAAAGAGATAATAAATCTTATGTTTCTATACTTCCATTCGAAGCATAA
- a CDS encoding carboxylesterase — protein MNKSNLFFLFVIMALFYSCSDPTITDDLLDGNVIFDPSLYNPGQFLVSAKYPNPTPEDLSKHIILVIHGYSATTFEWQEFKDWSNESTYRISQVLLDGHGRDYDSFKASKWEDWRSAITDEYEKLIALGYTKISIAGSSTGGTLILELVKSGYFNSHLPPKNLFLIDPIVVSSNKLQSIIGIVGPMIVYAESDQTSEENKYWYRFRPYQTINELNDVMKVVRKGLEDGITLPSGTYFKVFHSLHDPVASTTSTVLIYKGLKTSTGAHIDAQIMDSDIHVFTRLSLRSNVTPLQYANQLDAFNQIANKLN, from the coding sequence ATGAATAAATCGAACCTATTTTTCCTATTCGTCATTATGGCTTTATTCTATTCTTGTAGCGATCCAACCATTACGGATGATCTGCTCGATGGCAATGTCATTTTTGATCCTTCCTTATACAATCCTGGACAATTTTTGGTTTCGGCTAAATACCCAAATCCAACACCTGAAGATTTAAGCAAACACATTATATTGGTTATTCACGGATATTCTGCCACCACATTTGAATGGCAGGAATTCAAAGATTGGTCAAACGAATCTACCTATAGAATTTCTCAAGTTTTACTCGACGGACATGGCAGGGATTACGATTCTTTTAAAGCCTCAAAATGGGAAGACTGGCGTTCTGCCATAACTGATGAATATGAAAAACTAATAGCGCTTGGCTACACCAAAATCAGCATCGCCGGCTCATCTACGGGAGGAACCCTAATTCTGGAATTAGTAAAATCCGGTTATTTCAATAGCCATCTGCCTCCTAAAAATTTATTTTTAATCGACCCAATAGTAGTCTCTTCCAACAAACTTCAATCTATTATTGGTATAGTTGGACCAATGATTGTTTATGCTGAATCGGACCAAACTTCAGAAGAAAATAAATACTGGTATCGTTTTAGACCCTATCAAACAATCAATGAACTTAATGATGTAATGAAAGTGGTACGCAAAGGCTTAGAAGATGGAATAACACTTCCATCTGGAACTTATTTTAAAGTGTTCCATTCATTACACGATCCAGTTGCAAGCACAACAAGTACCGTATTAATCTACAAAGGCTTAAAAACAAGTACAGGAGCTCATATTGATGCGCAAATAATGGATTCTGACATTCACGTATTTACAAGATTAAGCTTGCGATCCAACGTCACTCCTTTGCAATATGCTAATCAACTTGATGCATTTAACCAAATAGCGAATAAACTAAATTAA
- a CDS encoding patatin-like phospholipase family protein → MKRKSPLFLLFIFLIFSQIISSQEKKPKVVLVLSGGGAKGIAHIPLLQALDSLHIVPDLIVGNSMGSVIGGLYAMGYSGDSIASITQNIDWDKLLGGSLSLRNVSVEEKSEFQRYLAGIGIKDGKPTSVSSLLNDQNLREYLSELTFPVYNVKDFDNLPIPFRAMATDVVHGKEIVLSKGSLAFAMRASMSLPAVFKPMSYDETLLVDGGVMNNFPTDIAKQMGADIIIGSDVGGGMEPMDKLNNLVTVLMQTSMFPSNIKDPENRKLCDILVDHMPNLRFSTADFNKSDEIYKDGKIATKLNLDALSALADKLKNYKQRTHYLPKVPNEFLIDTIVYKNISKENIPLVIARTDIKPHRIYTTKDLIQGINRAMGTNLFNQITYSYFIKDGDKLGLTLNGFEYSKNQVNASLHYDTYRGVGLILNYTARNILAQSSRLVVTADIAEQPKARIDFQKNFGKNKDWWWGSELYGAFLKQELFISGKSADNMLYNAFEFNNEANRNLNSLRSYIGLGLNYNYTEVKPKNDPNLNPNILSLNNYNFEDIEMNAHYSYNNMDKVFFATNGMILRANINRSLFSDTNINYTDTNLTDYSGQTNGFTKFGFGFEKRMQLKKKVTCIMGFDANFIFQDKLENGDVSFSDYGYASKYFLGGILPSSGSNRFSFPGLHEDEVNASQYMAIKLGAQINPLGKIYLTPHFNIATVGFDNFNEYIGDAFNPKGNWDNGTETSLLLSGGAAASYLSILGPIHFDVSWVNNIDKVRLFFSVGFSFNPSN, encoded by the coding sequence TTGAAAAGAAAATCCCCCCTCTTCCTTTTATTTATATTTTTGATATTCTCTCAAATTATTTCATCTCAAGAGAAAAAACCTAAAGTAGTTTTAGTATTAAGCGGTGGCGGCGCCAAAGGAATAGCGCATATTCCGCTATTGCAAGCATTGGATTCTTTACACATTGTCCCTGACCTTATCGTTGGAAACAGTATGGGAAGTGTTATCGGAGGTTTATATGCCATGGGATATTCCGGCGACAGCATTGCAAGCATAACACAAAACATTGATTGGGACAAATTGCTCGGAGGAAGTTTATCTCTAAGAAATGTTAGCGTGGAAGAGAAAAGTGAATTTCAACGTTATCTGGCCGGAATAGGTATAAAAGATGGAAAACCAACTAGCGTCAGCTCCTTATTAAACGACCAGAACTTAAGAGAATACCTTTCTGAACTGACTTTTCCTGTTTACAATGTCAAAGATTTTGACAATCTCCCCATTCCATTTAGAGCCATGGCTACAGATGTTGTACATGGAAAAGAAATTGTATTAAGCAAAGGAAGTTTAGCATTTGCCATGAGAGCAAGTATGTCATTACCCGCTGTTTTTAAACCTATGTCTTATGACGAAACCCTTTTGGTAGATGGAGGTGTAATGAATAATTTTCCAACGGATATTGCCAAACAAATGGGAGCCGATATCATAATTGGTAGCGATGTTGGAGGAGGAATGGAACCTATGGATAAATTAAACAACTTGGTAACTGTACTAATGCAAACCAGCATGTTTCCAAGCAACATCAAAGATCCTGAGAACCGAAAACTATGTGATATCTTGGTGGATCATATGCCTAATTTAAGATTTTCCACAGCAGATTTTAATAAAAGTGACGAAATCTACAAAGATGGTAAAATTGCCACAAAACTCAACTTAGACGCTTTGTCTGCATTAGCCGATAAATTAAAAAACTATAAACAACGCACACACTACCTCCCCAAAGTCCCCAACGAATTTTTGATCGATACAATTGTTTACAAAAATATTAGCAAAGAAAACATTCCCTTGGTAATTGCCCGAACAGATATCAAACCACATAGAATATACACCACCAAAGATTTGATTCAAGGCATCAATAGAGCTATGGGGACCAATCTTTTTAATCAAATTACCTACAGTTATTTTATAAAAGACGGAGACAAATTAGGCCTAACACTAAATGGTTTTGAATATTCCAAAAATCAGGTAAACGCATCTTTGCACTATGATACCTATAGAGGTGTTGGATTAATTCTTAACTATACAGCCCGAAATATTCTCGCTCAATCCTCTCGTCTTGTCGTTACAGCTGATATTGCAGAACAACCAAAAGCAAGAATCGATTTTCAGAAAAATTTTGGAAAAAACAAAGACTGGTGGTGGGGTTCTGAACTTTATGGAGCATTTTTAAAACAAGAACTCTTTATAAGTGGAAAATCGGCTGACAATATGCTTTACAATGCATTTGAATTCAATAATGAAGCAAACCGAAATTTAAATTCTCTAAGAAGCTATATTGGCCTTGGCTTAAACTACAATTACACAGAGGTAAAACCCAAAAATGATCCCAATTTAAACCCTAACATACTATCCCTTAACAATTACAACTTTGAAGACATTGAGATGAATGCGCATTATTCATACAACAATATGGACAAAGTTTTTTTTGCAACAAACGGAATGATTTTAAGAGCAAACATAAACCGTTCTCTTTTTAGCGATACCAATATAAACTATACGGATACGAATTTAACCGATTATTCGGGACAAACAAATGGGTTCACTAAATTCGGATTCGGATTTGAAAAAAGAATGCAGCTAAAAAAGAAAGTTACTTGTATAATGGGTTTTGATGCTAACTTTATTTTTCAAGACAAACTTGAGAATGGTGATGTTTCATTTTCTGATTACGGTTATGCTTCAAAATATTTCCTTGGTGGCATTTTACCTAGTTCTGGCAGCAACCGCTTTTCTTTTCCAGGATTACACGAAGACGAAGTCAATGCTTCTCAATATATGGCGATCAAACTTGGTGCACAAATAAATCCATTAGGGAAAATTTATCTAACTCCTCATTTTAATATTGCAACTGTTGGTTTTGATAATTTCAACGAATACATTGGTGATGCTTTTAATCCAAAAGGGAATTGGGATAATGGCACAGAAACCAGTCTTTTACTATCCGGAGGAGCAGCCGCTTCTTATCTATCTATTTTAGGTCCAATCCATTTTGATGTTTCATGGGTCAATAATATAGACAAAGTGAGATTGTTTTTTAGTGTTGGATTTTCTTTTAATCCATCAAACTAA
- a CDS encoding Txe/YoeB family addiction module toxin, giving the protein MGRYIIEISKEALADLSKIKKSGKKTDISKIEKIFLELEIHPTIGIGKPEKLKYKDVNIWSRQINKKDRLIYEIIDHEIVVIIISALGHYNDK; this is encoded by the coding sequence ATGGGCAGATATATAATAGAAATAAGCAAAGAAGCTCTTGCTGATTTGTCAAAAATAAAAAAGTCGGGCAAGAAAACGGATATCTCAAAAATTGAAAAAATCTTTCTAGAATTAGAAATCCACCCAACAATTGGAATTGGCAAACCTGAAAAACTAAAATACAAAGACGTTAATATTTGGTCTAGACAGATTAACAAAAAAGACCGATTAATATATGAAATTATCGACCATGAAATAGTGGTAATTATCATTTCGGCTTTGGGACATTACAATGACAAATAG
- a CDS encoding GIY-YIG nuclease family protein codes for MEEIDNLFKSSKFLEGNCSGIYFLFDGNELVYIGKGWNCLLRIAEHTRKDSDKKFTSWNYISINDINEYNRIEKELIKKHNPKYNKTHNNQKDTIQ; via the coding sequence ATGGAAGAAATCGATAACCTGTTTAAATCTAGCAAATTTTTAGAAGGCAATTGCTCTGGAATCTACTTTCTTTTTGATGGAAATGAGCTTGTATATATAGGCAAAGGGTGGAATTGTTTACTTAGAATTGCTGAACATACGAGAAAAGATTCTGATAAGAAATTCACATCTTGGAACTACATTAGTATTAATGACATAAATGAGTATAATCGCATTGAAAAGGAATTAATAAAAAAACACAATCCCAAGTACAACAAAACACATAATAACCAAAAGGATACTATCCAATAA
- the ahcY gene encoding adenosylhomocysteinase — protein sequence MSTTTMPFVAFKVKDISLAAWGRKEIELAEAEMPGLMALRAEYKDEQPLKGARIAGCLHMTIQTAVLIETLIALGAEVTWSSCNIFSTQDQAAAAIAAAGIQVYAWKGLNEVDFDWCIEQTLFFGEDRKPLNMILDDGGDLTNMVIDRYPELVAGIKGLSEETTTGVHRLYERVKAGTLPMPAINVNDSVTKSKFDNKYGCKESAVDAVRRATDIMLAGKRVIVCGYGDVGKGTAASFRGAGSIVTVTEIDPICALQAAMDGFEVKKLDTVVANADIIITTTGNKDIVLGSHFEKMKDKTIVCNIGHFDNEIDMAWLNKNHGASKIEIKPQVDKYTIAGKDIIILAEGRLVNLGCATGHPSFVMSNSFTNQTLAQIELWKNSAAYNNEVYMLPKHLDEKVAMLHLAKLGVELETLRDDQAAYIGVEVQGPFKPEYYRY from the coding sequence ATGAGTACAACGACTATGCCTTTTGTGGCTTTCAAAGTAAAAGACATTTCTCTAGCAGCCTGGGGAAGAAAAGAAATTGAACTAGCTGAAGCTGAAATGCCAGGTTTAATGGCGCTTCGTGCTGAATATAAAGACGAACAACCTCTTAAAGGTGCTCGTATTGCAGGATGTTTGCACATGACAATTCAAACTGCTGTTTTGATCGAAACATTGATTGCTCTTGGTGCTGAAGTAACTTGGAGTTCTTGTAACATTTTCTCTACTCAAGATCAAGCTGCTGCTGCTATTGCTGCCGCCGGAATTCAAGTTTATGCTTGGAAAGGTTTGAACGAAGTAGATTTTGACTGGTGTATCGAGCAAACTTTATTCTTTGGTGAAGACAGAAAACCATTAAATATGATTCTTGATGATGGTGGAGATTTGACTAATATGGTTATTGACCGTTACCCAGAATTGGTTGCTGGAATCAAAGGATTGTCTGAAGAAACTACAACAGGTGTACACAGATTATACGAAAGAGTAAAAGCTGGAACATTACCAATGCCTGCTATCAACGTAAATGACTCTGTTACTAAATCTAAATTTGACAACAAATACGGATGTAAAGAAAGTGCTGTTGACGCGGTTCGTCGTGCTACAGACATTATGTTGGCTGGAAAAAGAGTAATCGTTTGTGGATACGGAGACGTTGGAAAAGGAACTGCAGCTTCTTTTAGAGGTGCTGGATCTATCGTAACTGTTACTGAAATCGATCCAATTTGTGCATTACAAGCTGCAATGGACGGTTTTGAAGTAAAAAAACTAGATACTGTTGTTGCTAATGCTGATATTATCATCACTACAACTGGAAATAAAGACATCGTTTTGGGTTCTCATTTCGAAAAAATGAAAGACAAGACTATCGTTTGTAACATCGGACACTTTGATAACGAAATTGACATGGCTTGGTTGAACAAAAACCACGGTGCTTCAAAAATCGAAATCAAACCACAAGTTGACAAATATACTATCGCTGGAAAAGACATCATCATTTTGGCTGAAGGCCGTTTGGTAAATCTTGGTTGTGCTACAGGTCACCCAAGTTTTGTAATGAGTAACTCATTTACAAACCAAACTTTGGCTCAAATCGAATTGTGGAAAAACAGCGCTGCTTACAACAATGAAGTTTATATGTTGCCAAAACATTTAGATGAAAAAGTAGCTATGTTACACTTGGCTAAATTAGGCGTTGAATTGGAAACATTACGTGACGATCAAGCTGCTTACATTGGAGTTGAAGTTCAAGGTCCATTCAAACCAGAATATTATAGATATTAG